One Microtus pennsylvanicus isolate mMicPen1 chromosome 3, mMicPen1.hap1, whole genome shotgun sequence DNA window includes the following coding sequences:
- the LOC142847153 gene encoding olfactory receptor 8B3-like, whose product MDSANVSVVTEFILLGLTDQPELQMPLFFLFLTMYLVTTFGNLCLIILTVLNSHLHTPMYFFLFNLSFIDICYCSVFTPQMLMNLILWENVIYYMECMTQVYFFCFFIISECYVLTSMAYDRYMAICHPLTYNVVMSPKLCLNLMLVSYFIAFSNAVAHTASMLRLSFCDANTINHYFCDIPPLLQLSCTSTYVNELVIFVFGAINIIVYSSTIFISYGFILSSIFHIRSSEGRSKAVSTCSSHILVVSLFSVSGALAYFKPSSAVFMNEGKIYSVFYTNVVPMMNPLIYSLRNKDIKVVLKKTLISKSF is encoded by the coding sequence ATGGACTCAGCCAATGTGTCTGTGGTGACTGAATTCATTCTGTTAGGATTAACAGACCAGCCTGAACTCCAAATGCCCTTGTTCTTTCTGTTCCTAACAATGTATCTGGTCACTACATTTGGAAATTTGTGTTTGATAATTCTGACTGTGCTGAACTCTCACCTCCACACgcctatgtatttttttctttttaatttgtccTTTATAGACATCTGCTACTGTTCTGTGTTCACTCCCCAAATGCTGATGAACCTTATATTATGGGAGAATGTCATTTATTACATGGAATGTATGACCCAAGTctatttcttttgcttctttattatttctgaGTGTTATGTGCTGACTtcaatggcctatgatcgctaCATGGCCATCTGTCATCCACTGACATATAATGTTGTCATGTCTCCTAAATTATGTTTGAATCTTATGCTTGTTTCCTACTTTATTGCATTTTCTAATGCTGTAGCTCACACTGCATCCATGTTGAGACTGAGTTTCTGTGATGCCAACACCATCAACCACTACTTCTGTGATATTCCTCCTTTGCTCCAGCTATCCTGCACGAGCACATATGTCAATGaacttgtcatttttgtttttggcGCCATCAATATAATTGTTTATTCTTCAACTATCTTTATCTCCTATGGTTTCATCCTTTCCAGCATCTTCCACATCCGTTCCTCTGAGGGCAGATCCAAAGCTGTCagcacctgcagctcccacattcttgttgtttctctgttctctgtttcAGGTGCACTTGCATATTTTAAACCCTCCTCAGCGGTGTTTATGAATGAAGGAAAAATCTATTCTGTTTTTTATACCAATGTGGTTCCCATGATGAATCCATTAATCTACAGCTTGAGAAACAAAGATATTAAAGTTGTCCTTAAAAAAACCTTAATAAGCAAGAGTTTTTGA